One stretch of Thermanaerosceptrum fracticalcis DNA includes these proteins:
- a CDS encoding PhoH family protein: MYFILRSKEVTNSLTAIKERHLSLSNQEAAVLYGLQDENLKFLENHLGAKIVARGGEILITGSSEEVDIAYEVFNQLIELIRTGNVITIPDINYCLRVVTEGKGANLTDMLNQVLQVTARGRQIKPKTIGQYNYVQAIKNHDIVFGIGPAGTGKTYLAVVMAVTALKNKEVNRIILTRPAVEAGEKLGFLPGDLQEKVDPYLRPLYDGLYDVLGIETAQRYMDKSVIEIAPLAYMRGRTLDDSFIILDEAQNTTPEQMKMFLTRIGFGSKAVVTGDVTQVDLPKNANSGLVVVQKILKGIKGISFQYLSQADVIRHPVVQRIILAYEEYQRQEEEGNAKGL; this comes from the coding sequence ATGTATTTCATTTTACGAAGCAAGGAGGTTACTAACTCATTGACTGCTATCAAAGAAAGGCACTTGAGTCTCAGTAATCAGGAAGCAGCAGTCTTATATGGACTCCAGGATGAGAACCTGAAGTTCCTGGAAAACCATTTGGGAGCAAAAATTGTGGCCCGGGGCGGTGAAATACTGATCACGGGCAGTTCCGAAGAAGTGGATATAGCTTATGAGGTCTTTAACCAGCTTATTGAATTGATTCGTACCGGAAACGTGATTACGATTCCCGATATTAACTACTGTTTAAGAGTGGTAACCGAAGGTAAAGGCGCTAATTTGACAGATATGCTGAACCAGGTGCTGCAGGTTACGGCCAGGGGCAGACAAATTAAACCCAAAACCATTGGTCAGTATAATTACGTCCAGGCCATCAAAAACCATGACATCGTTTTTGGCATTGGTCCTGCCGGGACGGGCAAAACGTATCTCGCTGTGGTCATGGCAGTTACGGCTTTGAAAAATAAAGAAGTAAACCGTATCATTCTCACCCGTCCCGCTGTGGAAGCAGGCGAGAAGTTAGGCTTTCTGCCCGGTGACTTACAGGAGAAGGTAGACCCTTATCTTCGTCCCCTTTATGACGGTCTTTATGATGTACTGGGTATTGAAACGGCCCAGCGCTATATGGATAAGTCCGTTATCGAAATAGCACCCCTGGCATATATGCGGGGAAGAACACTGGATGATTCCTTTATCATTCTGGATGAAGCACAGAATACTACCCCGGAGCAGATGAAAATGTTTCTCACCCGGATTGGCTTTGGTTCCAAAGCGGTAGTGACAGGCGATGTTACCCAGGTAGACTTACCAAAGAATGCTAACTCCGGCCTGGTCGTGGTACAGAAAATCCTGAAAGGTATTAAAGGCATAAGTTTTCAGTATTTAAGCCAGGCCGATGTGATCAGGCACCCTGTAGTACAGCGCATTATCCTGGCTTACGAGGAGTACCAGAGACAGGAAGAAGAAGGTAATGCCAAGGGTTTATAG
- the yqfD gene encoding sporulation protein YqfD produces MKWYGMLTGYVEVNLWGENPERVINMAMSRGIYLWDIRQVDKGYFRLKVRLGGYKALRHIVRRSSCKVKIREKKGFPFWLFRAQKRKILVSGVLFFCLTLYLLSSFVWFIEIRGNERVPGDLILTKVEERGLKKGVPIKSFNKETVKEKLLIEIPELAWVGITIQGTKVIIEVVEKTVVPYTDDSKPADLVAGMDGQVEELLVLKGTPLIKEGDMVTKGQVLIQGLVYPQIQVNQDGSITPSGNPERVRARGVVRSKVTRKLIGQCAVKEEGDLDTGAETTIVILRFMGREVIVSGPKTVPYERYRKIRLVKTLFQGRNILPPVELITDTYFQQEHYEKNWGVEGAYQEAVKRARAELLKALPQDHRIIKEGHEPVPAEKKGLIKALYFLETIEDIGVYKVSS; encoded by the coding sequence ATGAAATGGTACGGGATGCTGACCGGTTATGTGGAAGTGAACCTCTGGGGGGAAAATCCCGAAAGAGTTATTAATATGGCCATGAGCAGGGGAATATACCTGTGGGATATACGCCAGGTGGATAAGGGCTATTTTCGCCTGAAAGTTCGTTTGGGGGGATACAAGGCCTTGCGCCATATTGTCAGGAGGTCTTCCTGTAAGGTTAAAATCAGGGAAAAAAAAGGATTCCCTTTTTGGCTTTTCCGGGCGCAAAAACGAAAAATCCTTGTCTCCGGGGTACTATTTTTTTGTTTAACCCTTTACCTGCTTAGCTCTTTCGTTTGGTTCATCGAAATCCGGGGTAATGAAAGGGTGCCTGGCGATCTTATCTTAACTAAAGTGGAGGAGCGGGGACTGAAAAAAGGAGTACCCATCAAAAGCTTTAATAAAGAGACAGTTAAAGAAAAACTACTTATTGAAATCCCTGAATTGGCCTGGGTGGGAATCACTATCCAGGGAACCAAGGTGATTATCGAAGTGGTGGAAAAAACGGTAGTCCCTTATACAGATGACAGTAAACCGGCGGATTTGGTGGCCGGTATGGATGGACAGGTGGAAGAACTTTTAGTGTTGAAAGGTACACCTCTGATCAAAGAGGGGGATATGGTAACCAAGGGTCAGGTACTGATCCAGGGGTTAGTCTACCCGCAAATACAGGTGAACCAGGACGGCAGTATTACACCCAGCGGTAATCCCGAAAGGGTACGGGCCCGTGGTGTGGTACGCTCTAAGGTAACACGGAAACTGATTGGACAGTGTGCTGTAAAGGAAGAAGGGGATTTGGATACAGGCGCCGAGACAACTATTGTCATCCTAAGATTTATGGGGAGGGAGGTTATTGTCAGCGGCCCCAAAACTGTACCTTATGAGCGGTATCGCAAGATTAGACTGGTGAAAACCCTATTCCAGGGCAGGAATATACTACCTCCTGTCGAATTAATAACTGATACTTATTTCCAACAAGAGCATTATGAGAAGAACTGGGGTGTGGAAGGAGCGTACCAGGAAGCCGTGAAGAGGGCCCGTGCGGAATTACTGAAAGCACTCCCTCAAGACCACCGTATTATTAAAGAAGGACATGAGCCCGTGCCTGCAGAGAAAAAGGGTTTGATTAAAGCCCTTTATTTCCTGGAAACTATCGAGGACATAGGCGTTTATAAAGTTTCTTCCTGA
- the yqfC gene encoding sporulation protein YqfC, protein MNLNQHSKNVQQKIAHYLDIPKEIILDLPKITLIGDIQLYIENHRGIIEYTSEKIRIAIAIGELEIGGEKLVIRNITREEMYLDGHIKSVQFNR, encoded by the coding sequence ATGAATCTAAACCAGCACAGCAAAAACGTTCAGCAAAAAATTGCACATTACCTGGATATTCCCAAAGAAATTATCCTGGATTTACCCAAAATCACTCTCATTGGGGATATTCAGCTCTATATAGAAAACCACCGGGGAATTATTGAATATACTTCTGAGAAAATCCGTATCGCTATAGCTATTGGGGAACTGGAAATTGGCGGTGAAAAACTGGTCATTCGCAATATCACACGGGAAGAGATGTATCTGGACGGTCATATCAAGTCGGTTCAGTTTAACCGGTAG
- a CDS encoding copper chaperone Copz family protein — MCDCCCEKENNFARCPVCQTMGQLVKSITVKNLVAEDLVPQIKENDYYLCANPKCDIVYFDTNGNVYTQQEVKMPVWFKEGASPKYACYCNKVTVEEVINAVINKGAKDLKAVTEITGAMKHGKCLTNNPSGQCCHKEMQRIIDNALQS; from the coding sequence ATGTGTGATTGCTGTTGCGAAAAGGAAAATAACTTTGCCCGATGCCCTGTTTGTCAGACTATGGGGCAGCTGGTAAAAAGTATTACTGTGAAAAATTTAGTGGCAGAAGATTTAGTACCCCAAATAAAAGAAAATGACTATTATTTATGTGCAAATCCCAAATGTGACATTGTGTACTTTGATACCAATGGCAATGTATATACCCAACAGGAAGTAAAGATGCCTGTCTGGTTTAAAGAAGGGGCTAGCCCTAAATATGCCTGTTATTGCAATAAAGTTACGGTTGAGGAAGTCATAAACGCTGTAATAAATAAAGGAGCTAAAGATTTGAAAGCTGTGACGGAAATAACAGGGGCAATGAAGCATGGCAAATGTCTCACAAACAATCCGTCTGGTCAATGCTGTCATAAAGAGATGCAAAGGATTATTGACAATGCTCTTCAATCATGA